The DNA sequence CGTTAAAAAATAATAAGAGCTAAGGAAAGTAATATGCTAAATCGAGTTGTTCAATTATTTTTAATATGTTGTTTTTCATTTGTGGCCCACGGAGTTGAGCTAAAAGATGAAAATGGGAGGTATCGGCATGATGACCCTGAAGTTAGAGCGGAGCTTTTGAGTATTGCTCAAACATACGAAGTAAACATGAAAGCAGATAAGGCCTTAGTGCTTTATAAGTTCTTGTCAGAGAATTGGCAGAAGGAAGGATTGGAGCATTCTTTAAAAGCCGCTTGCCAGAGAATGTTTAATATTTATCTAAGGCAAGACCGTATTGGGAATTATTGGGATGAAATCCAAAGCTGCCCGCAAGATGTAAAGAAAGACATTTTTTTGAATTTTGCCGAAAACAGATTCAAAGATGAAGAAGTATTACTAATCTATAAACATCTTACGGAGCAATGGGGTAATAACGTTCCTAATTTTTCTTCGGACCTATGTAGATCGATAGCAAAAACAAGGCTAATTAGTAAGGAGCCAGAACTCTACACAGATATTATTTCTGGGTGCAAGTTAGAAGATGTTGCAATAGGTGAGCAAAAGGCTATTGACTATCAATTAGGTATTTTAAAAATTAGAAATTACGACTCTAATAAAGTTGTCGAGAAAAAAGTTTTTGGGTTGTCTGACTTTATTGCTAAAGTTGAGAAGGTTAGCCTTCAGAAAAGCAAGCCTGATTTAAGTGCTCACTTGATAATGTCTTACCTGATAAATAATCAAGAAGGAAAAATAGCTGAGCTTGAGTGCTCACGAGAAGAGATGGTAAAAGGGTATCTCGGTTGGGCGCATTTTGCGGTATTGGAAGCTGAGAATTCTCGTGCC is a window from the Porticoccaceae bacterium LTM1 genome containing:
- a CDS encoding energy transducer TonB; this translates as MLNRVVQLFLICCFSFVAHGVELKDENGRYRHDDPEVRAELLSIAQTYEVNMKADKALVLYKFLSENWQKEGLEHSLKAACQRMFNIYLRQDRIGNYWDEIQSCPQDVKKDIFLNFAENRFKDEEVLLIYKHLTEQWGNNVPNFSSDLCRSIAKTRLISKEPELYTDIISGCKLEDVAIGEQKAIDYQLGILKIRNYDSNKVVEKKVFGLSDFIAKVEKVSLQKSKPDLSAHLIMSYLINNQEGKIAELECSREEMVKGYLGWAHFAVLEAENSRALHRYRTLIDDWSESPDDQFRACQHVYWLLSPLGDINKLKKNMEDCPDMVYSEKIFGEGQPPLMAGFMELTYGAGQENSEYAPIKKVRAQYPQSALSRGEEGYVVLRFTIDRQGLTKDFEVVEAKSFKQSKKEPNWITEFEENGFRYIGRTGRDSKIFNKAAISAAKQMRYIPRYVNGEPVEVPGVLHKFTFTMSRD